A single region of the Deltaproteobacteria bacterium genome encodes:
- a CDS encoding DUF6178 family protein codes for MTKSKNKAPSDAGTTGNKSIQAYAGSILKDLHTLPDKVVINSILEHPAPRQLIHRLPSEDFFWLIKKMGEEGALQLLRLASIEQWQYLLDLELWDRDRLDMEETSEWLRRLQLADPERLTGWLFTDGQSLAYYYLFRNIQVAIRDEDEDNDFEEGFVTLDGLFYIRVADPDRMETIQAMLRTMADADLLKYQAFLSGLAGILPAELEEDMYRMKNIRLAEHGFLPQEEAMAVYAPLQPDDLTSDTQIAQRVGHVDEDVLDMAPYLPLFFVEGRSLLTKTLSGITDARFIDRVRLEFAGLCNQVLSADGLPIHDMDVLKKTCRKSAGYMNVILERMCGEDLGAAEALLRHNALMSLFRAGFGLAQGMKWEAERWLKKSWFRQKGLGFDFWGEAWGYPLSGLVAKRPLYYDIQQRDGEYRDFEHDAELAEVGTLLHRVMAIDALLADLTTRYSFSQEAGGPPELIFHSLLFTLWARWILDLTPSFEGISLDEAKQFFRFLRSGDDHAPYRMAAFEDVFVNDFMAVASGWDSEAAAILKETLPVIWEGFCREYERMQANALDRRFSTYIIISPDPAPPAR; via the coding sequence TTGACAAAATCGAAAAACAAGGCCCCATCAGATGCGGGCACGACGGGGAATAAAAGCATCCAGGCTTATGCCGGTTCCATCTTAAAGGATCTTCATACCCTTCCGGATAAAGTGGTCATTAACAGTATCCTGGAACACCCGGCCCCCCGGCAATTGATTCACCGCCTGCCGAGCGAGGATTTCTTCTGGCTGATAAAGAAGATGGGCGAAGAGGGGGCCCTCCAGTTATTGCGGCTGGCCTCCATTGAGCAGTGGCAGTACCTCCTGGATCTGGAATTATGGGACAGAGATCGTCTCGACATGGAAGAGACCTCTGAATGGCTCCGTCGCCTTCAGTTGGCCGATCCCGAGAGGTTAACCGGATGGCTCTTTACGGATGGCCAGTCCCTTGCCTATTACTATCTCTTCCGAAACATCCAGGTGGCGATCAGGGACGAAGATGAGGACAATGACTTCGAAGAGGGATTCGTCACCCTGGATGGGCTTTTTTACATAAGGGTAGCTGACCCGGACCGGATGGAAACCATCCAGGCCATGCTCCGGACCATGGCGGATGCGGATTTACTCAAGTACCAGGCTTTCCTTTCGGGACTGGCAGGGATCCTCCCCGCGGAACTGGAGGAGGATATGTACCGGATGAAAAATATCCGCCTGGCCGAACATGGGTTTCTTCCTCAAGAAGAGGCCATGGCCGTATACGCCCCGTTGCAGCCGGATGACTTGACGTCGGATACGCAGATAGCGCAAAGGGTCGGCCATGTGGATGAAGATGTCCTTGATATGGCGCCCTATTTGCCTTTGTTCTTTGTGGAGGGCCGGAGCCTCCTGACAAAAACCCTGTCCGGGATTACGGATGCCCGCTTTATCGACCGGGTCCGGCTGGAATTTGCCGGGCTCTGCAATCAGGTTCTCTCTGCAGACGGACTCCCGATCCATGACATGGATGTTCTCAAAAAGACCTGCAGGAAGTCTGCAGGATATATGAATGTCATTCTCGAAAGGATGTGTGGTGAGGACCTCGGGGCCGCAGAGGCCCTCCTGAGACACAACGCCTTGATGTCTCTTTTCAGGGCCGGGTTCGGGTTGGCTCAGGGAATGAAGTGGGAGGCGGAGCGCTGGCTCAAGAAAAGCTGGTTCAGACAAAAGGGGTTGGGCTTTGATTTCTGGGGAGAAGCGTGGGGCTACCCCCTCTCAGGTCTGGTGGCGAAGCGGCCCTTGTATTATGACATACAACAAAGGGATGGCGAGTACAGGGACTTTGAACACGATGCCGAATTGGCAGAGGTCGGCACCCTCCTTCACCGGGTGATGGCGATCGACGCATTGCTGGCGGACTTGACCACCCGATATTCCTTCAGTCAGGAGGCCGGCGGTCCCCCTGAGTTGATATTCCACTCCCTTCTCTTTACCCTATGGGCCAGGTGGATTCTCGACCTGACCCCCTCTTTTGAAGGCATCTCCCTGGATGAGGCGAAACAGTTCTTCCGGTTTCTCCGGTCAGGAGATGACCACGCCCCCTACCGGATGGCCGCTTTTGAAGACGTATTCGTAAATGACTTCATGGCCGTCGCCTCGGGATGGGATTCCGAGGCCGCTGCCATCCTCAAAGAGACGCTCCCAGTAATCTGGGAGGGGTTCTGCCGGGAATATGAACGGATGCAGGCGAATGCCCTGGATCGGCGGTTCAGCACCTACATCATCATCAGCCCCGATCCAGCACCTCCTGCTCGCTGA
- a CDS encoding DUF2057 domain-containing protein, translated as MKYRRINIGFALFFSVLFTLLACTQKKTYTVGKPGDQTASLTFPNFIEIGRFDGDSVENIFTRILYEGKKELVFAAGTHIVELRYKDIWDIDDDDHENIVSPYVTLQFDAGPGNAYEISVDRPKDRQSAHALASHFKAAIIDVRTKKIVSRLAEGPTTN; from the coding sequence ATGAAATACAGACGCATCAATATCGGTTTTGCTTTGTTTTTTAGCGTCCTGTTCACACTGTTGGCCTGTACGCAGAAGAAGACCTACACAGTGGGCAAACCTGGAGATCAGACCGCGAGTCTGACCTTTCCCAACTTCATTGAGATCGGCAGGTTTGACGGAGACAGCGTGGAAAACATATTCACCCGAATCCTCTACGAAGGGAAAAAGGAACTGGTTTTCGCTGCCGGGACCCATATTGTGGAGCTGCGATACAAGGATATCTGGGATATCGATGACGACGATCACGAAAACATCGTCTCCCCCTATGTCACCCTTCAATTTGATGCCGGACCCGGCAATGCCTACGAGATCAGCGTCGACAGGCCCAAGGACCGGCAAAGCGCCCATGCGCTGGCCTCCCATTTCAAGGCTGCGATCATTGATGTGCGGACAAAGAAAATAGTCTCTCGCTTAGCCGAAGGCCCGACAACAAATTAG
- a CDS encoding glycosyltransferase: MKIDLHVHSKFSTRPSQWVLQKIGCPESFTDPLELRRIALEKGMSMVTITDHNTIEGALKIAHSPDTFISEEVTTYFPEDGCKVHVLAFNISEGQHSEIQKVRSSIFDLAGFLKTEGIVHVIAHPLYSTNDRMNADHFEQLLLLFKNFELNGARDESQNRILKAIVTGLQPRDIERLVDKHGIEPGFSEPWRKNLTGGSDDHSSLNIARRYTEVEAVQTLDEFLKGVCSGQCLSHGSEATPLTLSYMLYSIAYQFYRKKFSLDRYVHKDILMRLLDGFLSNNRHRSGFKSRLYFFIGSHRHPKVPQGAAGIKHLLRHETQKLLLSDPALLNIAKLGNGKRNHLDEKWFEFVHRISDEMLLHSLNRFMDHLSGANVFDIFSSLGSAGALYSLLAPYFLSFSLFARDREVAEEIGARFLSMRVRRLKESPLLNVGHFTDTFYEINGVATTLQQQVRLAKRTGKRLTIMTCEEERHSDVDCVENFIPIGVHSLSEYPEQKLFYPPFLEMLRFCYEKRFTHLHTATPGPIGLAALAIAHILKLPIVGTYHTSLPQYAGYLTDDSAIEELTWKYVLWYYNQMDLVYVPSQSTGDELAHKGVSPSKIRLFPRGVDTERFHPAKRNLKFMQQYTAADAFSLLYVGRVSREKDLPLLAEVFKRVSHPIPRISLVVAGDGPYLEEMKRELRGTRACFTGYLTGEALSKLYASCDLFVFPSATDTFGNVVLEAQASQLPVIVTDSGGPHENVIPGKTGVVVPAHDGPSLAAAIRSLFNDPERLRQMGKAARLYAEGRSFENAFEQTWKMYEKWDMEPSPRQTILAKAV, encoded by the coding sequence ATGAAAATTGATCTCCACGTCCACTCCAAATTTTCCACCAGGCCATCGCAGTGGGTTCTCCAGAAGATCGGTTGTCCCGAGAGCTTCACTGATCCGTTGGAACTCCGCCGCATAGCCCTTGAGAAAGGCATGTCCATGGTCACCATAACCGACCATAACACCATCGAGGGGGCCTTAAAGATCGCCCATTCACCGGACACGTTTATCAGCGAGGAGGTGACCACCTATTTCCCCGAGGATGGGTGTAAGGTCCATGTGCTGGCTTTCAACATATCTGAGGGCCAGCACAGCGAAATCCAGAAGGTTAGGTCCAGCATTTTCGATCTTGCGGGGTTTTTGAAGACGGAAGGGATCGTCCATGTCATCGCCCATCCGCTCTACTCCACCAATGACCGCATGAACGCCGACCATTTTGAGCAACTCCTCCTCCTCTTTAAGAACTTTGAGCTGAACGGGGCCCGGGATGAAAGCCAGAACAGAATCCTCAAGGCCATCGTAACCGGGCTTCAGCCCAGGGACATTGAAAGACTTGTGGATAAGCACGGAATCGAACCGGGCTTTTCAGAGCCCTGGCGAAAGAACCTTACCGGGGGCTCCGACGATCACAGCTCTCTCAATATTGCACGCAGATATACGGAAGTCGAGGCCGTCCAAACCCTCGATGAGTTCCTGAAGGGGGTTTGCAGTGGCCAATGCCTCTCTCATGGGAGTGAAGCAACTCCCCTGACCCTTTCGTACATGCTCTACAGCATCGCCTACCAGTTTTACAGAAAAAAGTTCAGTCTGGATCGCTACGTTCATAAAGACATCCTGATGCGCCTTCTGGACGGCTTTCTGAGCAATAATCGTCACAGATCGGGATTCAAGTCCCGGCTCTATTTCTTTATAGGATCGCACAGACACCCTAAGGTTCCCCAGGGGGCCGCAGGCATCAAACACCTCCTGCGTCACGAAACGCAGAAACTCCTCTTGAGCGACCCGGCTCTCTTGAACATCGCCAAACTGGGAAACGGGAAACGGAACCACCTCGATGAAAAATGGTTTGAGTTTGTTCATCGCATCTCCGATGAGATGTTGCTCCATTCTTTGAATCGCTTCATGGATCATCTTTCAGGGGCCAACGTCTTCGATATTTTCAGTTCTCTCGGTTCTGCCGGGGCCTTGTATTCATTGCTGGCGCCCTATTTCCTCTCCTTTTCGCTCTTTGCAAGGGACAGGGAGGTGGCAGAAGAGATCGGCGCCCGGTTCCTCTCAATGAGGGTCCGGCGGCTGAAAGAGAGTCCCTTATTGAATGTCGGCCACTTTACAGATACTTTTTACGAAATCAACGGCGTCGCAACTACGCTGCAACAGCAGGTCCGGCTTGCAAAAAGGACAGGGAAACGCTTGACGATTATGACCTGTGAGGAGGAGAGGCATAGTGATGTGGACTGTGTAGAAAATTTTATACCCATCGGGGTCCACAGCCTTTCCGAATACCCCGAGCAAAAACTGTTTTATCCCCCGTTTCTGGAGATGCTCCGGTTCTGCTATGAAAAACGTTTCACCCATCTTCACACGGCCACACCCGGACCGATCGGACTGGCTGCCCTGGCCATCGCCCATATCCTCAAGCTACCGATCGTCGGCACCTATCACACGTCGCTTCCCCAATATGCCGGCTATCTCACGGACGACAGCGCCATTGAAGAGCTGACGTGGAAATACGTTCTCTGGTATTATAACCAGATGGACCTTGTTTACGTCCCCTCACAGAGCACGGGAGATGAGCTGGCCCATAAGGGGGTGTCGCCTTCCAAAATCCGCCTCTTCCCTCGTGGCGTGGACACAGAGCGGTTTCATCCAGCCAAACGAAATCTCAAATTCATGCAGCAATATACGGCCGCGGATGCCTTCAGTCTACTCTATGTGGGAAGGGTATCCAGAGAAAAGGACCTGCCCCTCCTGGCCGAGGTATTTAAACGAGTCTCTCACCCCATTCCCCGCATTTCCCTCGTAGTGGCGGGGGACGGCCCTTACTTGGAGGAGATGAAAAGAGAACTTCGGGGAACACGCGCCTGTTTTACCGGGTATTTGACCGGAGAGGCATTGTCCAAGCTATACGCCTCATGCGATCTATTCGTCTTCCCCAGCGCAACCGATACCTTCGGCAATGTGGTGCTGGAGGCGCAGGCCTCACAACTCCCCGTCATTGTTACGGACTCAGGAGGGCCTCACGAAAACGTGATACCGGGAAAGACGGGCGTGGTGGTCCCTGCCCACGATGGACCTTCACTGGCCGCAGCCATACGATCTTTGTTCAATGACCCTGAAAGGTTACGTCAGATGGGCAAGGCAGCCCGCCTGTATGCGGAAGGCCGTTCTTTTGAGAACGCATTTGAACAGACCTGGAAGATGTATGAAAAGTGGGATATGGAACCCTCGCCGCGTCAAACTATTTTGGCCAAGGCAGTCTGA
- a CDS encoding penicillin-binding protein 1A, with protein sequence MKTFFKALGWGLFGVVFVALCTGAYFWYIWSSNLPYIGSVKEYRPPIITEIFSDDGEVIGRLWEEKRTVISLDQVPEHLIQAFVAAEDSRFFQHEGVDIKGIFRAFVKNLTSGRITQGGSTITQQVTKSLLLKNVERTYRRKVREAILSLQVEKEFSKSHILYLYLNQIYLGQGAYGVEAAARTYFDKPAKDLTLAESALLAGLPQAPARYSPVAHFERAKARQNYVLERMQEDGLITREECDRALHTPLDIRSGGENVFERAPYFTEHVRQYLLEKYGKDALYRGGLKVYTALDLNMQTQARDALNKGLAELDKREGYRGPLRHLSDQEAADFRLQAATEFRSAPPETGSVVEALVGKVEDEKGTVTLHIGEEMARLSLKEMKWARKPDKEVPYYEARARKPSQVLTPGDVVLVRLLKKIGGTPADLKVKKGEPGPAGQEDFSWEVALEQVPLAQGAIVCMAPETGEVKTLVGGRDFSASQFNRAVQARRQPGSAFKPLIYAAALDKGMTPATIIMDAPYISKRNPEGEAWKPKNYKEKFYGPTLVRTGLAKSRNVITVKILNKIGIDYAIDYAKNMGIESELAPDLSLALGSSGLSLLEITRAYAVFANAGMLVRPIFVKRVVDRNGLVLEENQPETRQVISRETSFVMTDLLRAVITEGTGWRIRALKRPAAGKTGTTNDLRDAWFLGYTPDLVTGVWVGYDDSREMGDGETGSRAASPIWLDFMSAVLEGKPVRDFEVPDGVVFAKIDTETGLLAGRHSRKTVFQSFVEGTQPEAYSPKPASASLGSFSQFDMDLEARN encoded by the coding sequence ATGAAAACGTTTTTTAAAGCCCTGGGGTGGGGCCTTTTTGGAGTGGTCTTTGTCGCCCTCTGTACCGGGGCCTATTTTTGGTACATCTGGTCCAGTAACCTTCCGTACATCGGCTCGGTGAAAGAATACCGGCCCCCGATCATTACGGAGATCTTCAGCGATGACGGCGAGGTCATCGGCAGACTGTGGGAAGAAAAACGGACGGTTATCTCCCTGGACCAGGTGCCCGAACACCTGATCCAGGCCTTTGTAGCGGCAGAGGACTCCCGGTTTTTTCAACACGAAGGGGTAGACATCAAGGGCATTTTCAGGGCCTTTGTTAAGAACCTGACCAGCGGCAGGATTACGCAGGGGGGGAGCACCATAACCCAGCAGGTTACCAAGTCCCTCCTCCTCAAGAATGTGGAGCGGACCTACCGAAGAAAGGTCAGGGAGGCTATTTTGTCTCTCCAGGTGGAAAAGGAGTTTTCCAAGTCTCACATCCTGTATCTGTATCTCAACCAGATCTACCTGGGTCAGGGGGCATATGGCGTGGAGGCCGCTGCAAGGACCTATTTCGACAAGCCGGCCAAAGACCTGACCCTCGCTGAATCGGCACTCTTGGCCGGCCTGCCTCAAGCCCCTGCCAGATACTCGCCTGTTGCCCATTTTGAACGTGCCAAGGCCCGGCAGAATTATGTGCTGGAGAGAATGCAGGAGGACGGTCTGATCACCCGAGAAGAATGCGACAGGGCCTTACACACCCCTCTCGACATCCGTTCGGGAGGCGAAAACGTCTTCGAACGGGCCCCCTATTTTACCGAGCACGTCAGACAGTATCTTCTTGAAAAATATGGGAAAGACGCCCTCTACAGAGGGGGGCTGAAGGTGTATACCGCTCTGGACCTGAATATGCAGACCCAGGCCAGGGACGCCCTCAACAAGGGGCTGGCCGAGTTAGACAAGAGGGAAGGATACCGGGGACCGTTGCGGCATCTTTCGGACCAGGAGGCAGCAGACTTCAGACTACAGGCCGCCACGGAATTTCGATCGGCCCCCCCGGAAACAGGGAGTGTGGTCGAGGCGCTCGTGGGTAAGGTGGAGGACGAAAAAGGGACCGTGACCCTCCATATCGGTGAAGAAATGGCGCGGCTGTCCCTGAAAGAGATGAAATGGGCCAGGAAGCCTGACAAGGAGGTCCCTTATTATGAGGCCAGGGCCAGAAAGCCCTCTCAAGTGTTGACTCCCGGGGATGTTGTTCTGGTTCGCCTCTTGAAAAAGATTGGCGGAACCCCAGCCGACCTCAAGGTCAAAAAAGGAGAGCCAGGGCCTGCCGGACAGGAAGATTTTTCCTGGGAGGTTGCATTGGAGCAGGTCCCCCTTGCGCAGGGGGCAATCGTCTGCATGGCGCCTGAGACCGGGGAGGTGAAGACCCTGGTGGGCGGCCGGGACTTCAGCGCCAGCCAGTTCAACCGGGCGGTCCAGGCCCGGCGGCAGCCCGGATCCGCCTTCAAACCCTTGATCTACGCAGCGGCCCTCGATAAGGGGATGACGCCGGCCACCATTATCATGGATGCACCCTATATTTCTAAGCGAAACCCGGAAGGGGAAGCGTGGAAACCCAAAAATTACAAGGAGAAATTCTACGGGCCCACGCTGGTCAGGACCGGCCTTGCCAAATCCCGAAACGTCATTACCGTCAAGATCCTGAATAAAATCGGGATAGACTATGCCATCGACTATGCAAAGAACATGGGGATTGAGTCTGAACTGGCGCCCGATCTCTCCCTGGCCTTGGGATCTTCCGGCCTTTCTCTGCTGGAAATCACCCGGGCATATGCCGTATTTGCCAATGCCGGCATGCTGGTGAGGCCGATCTTTGTCAAGCGGGTAGTGGACCGTAACGGTTTGGTCCTGGAAGAGAATCAGCCTGAAACCCGACAGGTCATCTCCAGGGAGACCTCTTTTGTGATGACCGACCTCTTGAGGGCCGTTATCACCGAAGGGACGGGCTGGAGAATCCGGGCACTCAAGCGACCGGCTGCCGGAAAAACCGGGACCACCAATGATCTCAGAGACGCCTGGTTCCTGGGATATACGCCCGACCTTGTCACCGGCGTCTGGGTCGGTTATGACGATTCACGGGAGATGGGCGACGGTGAGACCGGTTCGAGGGCGGCAAGCCCCATATGGCTCGATTTCATGTCCGCCGTCCTTGAGGGAAAACCGGTCAGGGATTTTGAGGTCCCCGATGGGGTTGTTTTTGCCAAGATCGACACAGAGACGGGCCTGTTGGCCGGACGGCATTCCCGGAAGACCGTATTTCAATCCTTTGTCGAAGGGACGCAGCCGGAGGCCTATTCTCCAAAACCCGCGTCTGCCAGTCTGGGATCATTTTCACAATTTGACATGGACCTGGAGGCGAGAAATTAG
- a CDS encoding phosphate ABC transporter substrate-binding protein has protein sequence MCILKSVVSTILVISLCLAPSGCFKKEQPKIRIAGSTTIHPFMIRVSQLYSGQGEVEIQVDSCGSLKGVEALLNGACDVAMCSSPIPADMLANAASKGMQIKGFSFAYDLIVPIGHPSNPINNLSLDQLAGIYQGTIDSWAAVGGNPGKIDVVARAPSSGTREVWNQVVLKSARGREDWVIRDSNSGVLAYVAEHPEAIGYVSLAIVNHEIKVLSVGGVAPTMGTAKARKYPVSRQLYLYVDEKTLSYPVKSLIVFVLSDKGQQIVTETGFIPQNALK, from the coding sequence ATGTGCATTTTGAAAAGCGTGGTATCCACGATCCTCGTGATCTCTTTGTGCCTTGCCCCTTCGGGGTGCTTCAAAAAGGAGCAGCCCAAGATAAGGATCGCCGGATCAACCACCATCCACCCTTTTATGATCCGGGTTTCACAGCTTTATTCAGGGCAGGGGGAGGTTGAGATCCAGGTGGATTCATGCGGGTCTCTGAAGGGTGTGGAAGCCCTCCTTAATGGGGCGTGCGATGTGGCCATGTGTTCGTCCCCCATTCCGGCCGACATGCTGGCGAATGCCGCATCCAAGGGGATGCAGATCAAAGGGTTTTCCTTTGCCTACGACCTGATCGTCCCGATAGGTCATCCGTCCAACCCGATCAACAACCTGTCCCTGGATCAACTGGCGGGCATCTATCAAGGGACGATTGACTCTTGGGCCGCTGTGGGAGGCAACCCTGGCAAGATCGACGTAGTGGCCAGGGCCCCATCGTCAGGCACGCGCGAGGTGTGGAATCAGGTGGTCCTGAAATCGGCCAGAGGGAGAGAGGACTGGGTGATTCGGGATTCCAACAGCGGCGTTCTGGCCTACGTGGCAGAGCACCCGGAGGCCATCGGTTATGTCAGCCTCGCCATCGTGAATCACGAGATCAAGGTCCTCTCAGTCGGCGGCGTTGCGCCCACCATGGGCACTGCAAAAGCCAGGAAATATCCTGTATCCAGGCAGTTATATCTTTATGTAGATGAAAAGACCCTTTCCTATCCTGTAAAATCCCTAATTGTATTTGTCCTCAGCGACAAGGGGCAGCAGATCGTCACAGAAACCGGTTTTATCCCGCAAAATGCGCTGAAATAG
- a CDS encoding DegQ family serine endoprotease translates to MKTRNTFRRFLLGKAAAALIILTAGVFTISGIYTVPETQAAARDLGAAPESFTSLAEKNSPAVVNIRAERNGKGGNPMIPHFKRGPMPEGQDPLHDFFEKFFGGAPQREYRQRSLGSGFIIDKEGFIVTNNHVVQGADKIKVILKDGREFDAEVKGRDANTDLALIRITSDNDLPVIQLGDSDALKIGEWVLAIGNPFGLEHTVTSGIISAKGRVIGSGPYDDFIQTDASINPGNSGGPLINMEGKVVGINTAIIAGGQGIGFAIPVNLAKGIITQLKTKGEVTRGWLGVGIQDLSQELKEYYGIKDGEGVLVTQVFPGDPADKAGLKVGDIIQKVNGQKVDSSRELSRMIAETPVGRGVEILILRKGSSQTFNVALSKREDTERADAGATPDKTHDFGIVVADITPETARQFNLKDAGGVLVVGVEPDSKGQKAGILEGDIIREINHKSVDDVKGYEAEIGKIKSGETVYLYILRPNRGFMVIKFTK, encoded by the coding sequence ATGAAAACAAGAAACACGTTCAGACGATTTTTATTGGGAAAGGCGGCAGCGGCGCTTATTATTCTCACGGCAGGGGTTTTTACTATTTCCGGCATTTACACGGTGCCGGAGACCCAGGCCGCGGCCAGGGACTTAGGGGCTGCGCCGGAGAGTTTCACCAGCCTGGCCGAGAAAAACAGCCCGGCCGTGGTAAACATCCGGGCGGAGAGAAACGGTAAGGGCGGAAACCCCATGATTCCGCATTTTAAAAGGGGGCCGATGCCCGAGGGTCAGGATCCCCTGCACGACTTCTTCGAAAAATTTTTCGGCGGGGCTCCGCAAAGGGAATACAGGCAGAGGAGTCTCGGGTCCGGGTTCATTATCGATAAGGAGGGTTTTATCGTCACCAACAACCATGTGGTGCAAGGGGCGGACAAGATCAAGGTGATTCTCAAGGATGGAAGGGAATTTGACGCCGAGGTAAAGGGCCGTGATGCCAATACGGATCTGGCCCTGATCAGGATAACGTCGGACAACGATCTCCCCGTAATCCAGTTGGGTGACTCGGATGCCCTGAAGATAGGGGAGTGGGTCCTGGCCATCGGCAATCCCTTCGGTCTGGAGCACACGGTAACATCCGGCATCATCAGCGCCAAGGGACGGGTAATCGGATCGGGACCATATGACGATTTCATCCAGACCGATGCCTCCATTAATCCCGGAAACAGCGGCGGCCCGCTGATCAATATGGAGGGGAAGGTGGTGGGCATCAATACCGCCATCATCGCCGGCGGACAGGGGATCGGCTTCGCCATCCCCGTGAACCTGGCCAAGGGAATCATCACCCAGCTCAAAACCAAGGGCGAGGTGACCCGGGGCTGGTTGGGGGTAGGGATCCAGGACCTCTCCCAGGAACTGAAGGAATATTACGGCATCAAGGATGGAGAGGGCGTCCTGGTCACCCAGGTCTTTCCGGGCGATCCGGCCGATAAGGCGGGTCTGAAGGTAGGGGATATCATCCAAAAGGTGAACGGCCAGAAGGTTGACAGCAGCAGGGAGTTGAGCCGGATGATCGCCGAGACCCCCGTGGGCCGGGGGGTGGAGATCCTGATTCTGCGCAAGGGGAGCAGCCAGACCTTTAATGTCGCGCTTTCCAAAAGAGAAGACACGGAACGTGCGGATGCCGGCGCCACCCCCGATAAGACGCATGACTTCGGAATTGTCGTCGCCGATATCACGCCCGAGACCGCCCGTCAGTTCAACCTGAAGGATGCCGGAGGAGTTCTGGTGGTGGGCGTGGAACCGGACAGCAAGGGGCAAAAGGCCGGCATTCTTGAGGGAGACATCATCCGGGAGATCAACCATAAATCAGTGGATGATGTAAAGGGGTATGAAGCGGAAATCGGAAAGATCAAATCCGGTGAAACGGTCTATCTCTACATCCTGAGACCTAACAGAGGTTTCATGGTCATCAAATTCACCAAGTAA
- a CDS encoding arsenate reductase ArsC, with product MTNQHSEKIRVLFICVHNSGRSQMAEAFLNTLAGDRFQAESAGFDPTRIYPLVIKAMQEIGMDLSKKQTQSVFKLYQEGKLFDYVITVCEESAEDQCPMFPGVTRRLNWPFDNPEAFEGSHEEKLNHVKRVRDEVRARIESWVQQSDRGEESVG from the coding sequence ATGACCAATCAACATTCGGAAAAGATCAGGGTCCTTTTTATCTGCGTGCATAACAGCGGCCGGAGCCAGATGGCGGAGGCCTTCTTGAATACCTTGGCCGGAGATCGGTTCCAGGCGGAAAGCGCCGGCTTCGATCCAACCCGCATTTATCCCTTGGTCATCAAGGCGATGCAAGAGATCGGCATGGATCTTTCCAAGAAACAGACCCAAAGCGTCTTTAAACTGTATCAGGAGGGGAAGCTGTTTGATTACGTGATTACCGTCTGCGAGGAATCGGCCGAGGACCAGTGCCCGATGTTTCCAGGGGTTACCCGGAGACTGAACTGGCCCTTTGATAATCCCGAGGCGTTTGAAGGGTCCCATGAAGAAAAGTTGAACCATGTCAAGAGGGTAAGGGATGAGGTCAGGGCCAGGATTGAGTCCTGGGTTCAGCAATCAGATAGGGGGGAGGAATCGGTCGGTTGA
- a CDS encoding alpha/beta hydrolase, translating into MIDISTIDYSVLDRPEILMFLFHPRPEGDDSRTRRRGEDLVIPVEGDVSVGARFHMGEKGAPTILFFHGNGEIVADYNDMGPVYNRIGVNFLPVDYRGYGRSTGRPTITAMMRDCHIIFDFAKNWLREKGCHGPFIIMGRSLGSASALELASHYRDRIDGLIVESGFAFSGPLLQLLGVDLRAIGFEEEAGLGNIEKIRRVDKPTLIIHAELDHIIPFSDGQALFDASPAQDKTLLKIAGANHNDILMRGLSDYMAAIGALIRKVTPETGIRGL; encoded by the coding sequence ATGATAGATATTTCGACGATCGATTACTCGGTCCTGGACCGGCCTGAGATCCTCATGTTTCTGTTTCATCCCCGGCCTGAAGGGGATGATTCCCGGACCCGACGCCGCGGAGAGGACCTGGTGATCCCGGTTGAAGGGGATGTTTCGGTGGGCGCTCGGTTCCATATGGGTGAGAAGGGGGCGCCCACTATCCTCTTTTTCCATGGAAACGGTGAAATCGTGGCAGATTATAACGACATGGGCCCGGTTTACAACCGGATCGGGGTCAATTTCCTGCCGGTCGATTATCGGGGATATGGTCGCTCAACCGGCCGGCCCACCATTACCGCCATGATGAGGGACTGCCATATCATCTTTGATTTCGCAAAGAATTGGCTTCGGGAAAAAGGCTGTCACGGGCCGTTCATTATAATGGGCAGGTCCCTGGGCAGCGCATCCGCCCTTGAGCTTGCCTCCCATTACAGAGACCGGATCGACGGCCTCATTGTCGAGAGCGGGTTCGCCTTTTCCGGGCCCCTTCTCCAGCTCCTGGGCGTTGACCTGAGGGCCATCGGTTTTGAAGAAGAGGCCGGTCTCGGGAATATAGAGAAGATCCGGAGGGTTGACAAACCCACCCTGATTATCCATGCAGAGCTGGACCACATCATTCCCTTTTCAGACGGGCAGGCCCTCTTCGACGCCTCCCCTGCGCAGGACAAGACCCTGCTCAAGATTGCCGGCGCGAATCATAATGATATCCTTATGCGGGGGCTTTCCGACTACATGGCCGCAATCGGCGCGCTCATCCGGAAGGTCACGCCTGAAACAGGAATCAGAGGTCTTTAG